The stretch of DNA CCCGTTACACGCGGCAAATGGGTGCTGGAAAACATTCTCGGCACGCCGCCGCCACCGCCTCCTCCCGATGTGCCATCGCTTGCGGATAATGGCCGTGGCGGGAAGTTGCTCTCCATGCGCGAGCGGATGGAGGAGCATCGCAAGAATCCGGCCTGCGCGGGGTGCCACAAGCTGATGGACCCGCTGGGCTTCGCGCTGGAAAATTTCGACGGCCTCGGCAAGTGGCGCACCCGCGATGGCGACAGCTCCATCGATCCTTCCGGGGCATTGCCGGACGGCACGCAGTTTCAGGGGCCCGCGGGAATGCGCAAGGCTTTGTTGAGTCTGCGCCAGCAGTTTCTTGCCACATTCACTGAACGGCTTCTTGCCTATGCTCTCGGCCGGGAAGCCGACTATCACGATGCGCCCGCGCTGCGTGGCATTCTTCGCACCGCCGCTCCCAGCGACTATCGCTGGTCCGCGCTGGTTATTGGGATAATCAAGAGCACGCCGTTTCAAATGAGGAGGTCGCCGGAACTATGATGATCTTCAAGAAATCGATTCCCCGCCGCGCGTTTCTGGCCGGCATGGGAACTGCTTTGGCCTTGCCGCTGCTGGACGGGATGATCCCCGCCCTGGCCAGCGCGCAGAATCCCGCTGCCCAACCGGTTCGCCGCCTGGCGTTTGTCTATGTTCCGAACGGAATGATCATGGAAAAGTGGACTCCCGAAAAGGAAGGGACCACGTTCGACCTGCCTCCCATTTTGGAGCCGCTGACTCCCTTTCGGGACCAGATGCGGATCCTTAGCGGGCTGAACCAAAATGCGGCGGCGGCGCTGCCCGGCGAAGGCGAGCAGGCGCCGCACGAGCGCGCCGGGGCCACCTACCTCACCGCCGTTCACCCCCGGCGGGAAGGGCATGTGGGAGTGTCAGTGGACCAGGTGGCGGCGCAATCTCTGGGTCAGCAGACCCAACTGGCGTCGCTGGAGTTGAGCCTGGACCCCTCCACCATCTCCGGCCAATGCGAAAAGGGCTGGAGTTGCGCCTACGTTCATACCCTTTCATGGCGCACGCCGACGACTCCTAATCCCACGGAAAATCAGCCGCGCGCGGTGTTCGAGCGCTTGTTCGGCGATAGCCAGAGCACGGACCCGGCGGAGCGGCGCGCCCGTTTGGAAAGGCGGCGAAGCATTCTGGACTCCGTAACCCAGGCGGCGGGGCGATTGTCCGCAGGCCTGGCCTCTGCTGACCGCGCCAAGCTGGCCGAGTACATGGATTCAGTCCGTGATGTCGAGCGGAGGATCGTGCGGGCGGAGGAACAATCCTCCCGCGAACTGCCGGAGTTTGACCGGCCGGTGGGCGCTCCCGCCCGGTTTGACGAATATGCGAAGTTGATGTTCGACCTGCAGTTGCTGGCTTTCCAATGTGATTTCACGCGAGTGTCCACATTCATGATGGGTCCGGAGCAGGGTGGCCGGACCTTCCGGGAAATCGGCGTGGCCGACGCGCATCACCCGCTATCCCATCACCAGAATGATCCGTCGAAGATCGCCAAGGTGGTCAAGATTGACATCTATCACTCGCAGATGCTCGCACATTTCCTGGAGCGGCTGCGTTCCACCGCGGATGGCGCAGGCTCGTTGCTGGACAATATGATGATTGTCTACGGCAGTGGCATCAGCGACGGCAATAGCCATTCCACAAAAGAACTTCCCGTCGCGTTGCTGGGCGGTGGTTCAGGTCAGCTAAAGGGAAACCACCACCTCCGCTATCCAAAAGGCACGCCAATGGCCAACTTGTACGTAACTCTCCTGAACAAATTAGAGGTTGCCATTGATAAATTCGGCGATAGCACCGGAAGCCTCGATCTAACTTCAATCGCGTAACGAGTGGCGCTCGTCGTTTACTCACTCTGCGGTTGGTGGACCGGGTCTATTTCATCAACAGGCGGATAGCCCAGCCTCGCTGCAACCCCGGACGGCCACGGGACTGCGCAATAAATAAAGCGAATACAACCGCTCCCCTGGCCATTGTCTCCCACGATCTCCCGAATGCTTCTGTAAACCGAGTTGGAAGAACTTACCGAACCGGATTATTTCCAGCCTTCGGGAACTTTCTCCGTCCAGGTGGTGGCGCCCACCGGCGCCATTCCGATCTCGGTAGCCAGCGAGCGCTTCAGGTGGACTACTTTTCCGCCCACCGCCGTCATCAAGACCTGAATTGACGGAATGTCGTCCTCTGGAATGGTCAAGAAATCCTTGTCCAGCACGATGAAATCGGCAAACTTGCCGGTCTCCAGCGTGCCCATCACTTTCTCCTTCAGAAAGTAATATCCGGCCCAGCGCGTCAGCGCCTTCAACTGAATCTCGCGCGTGGTGCGTTGATCCGGGCCGTAAACCTTTTTGTCGAAGTCGTTGTAACGGTTCATGCCTTTGAGAATGAAGAAAAACATCTTGTAGGGCATGGGCCGGTCGATCTCGACCGTATTCATCACCTGCGCATCCACCAGCGACTTGCGCGGCACCACCCAACTGGTGTATTCCACGCCGTACTTGCGCGCCATCAGCGCCGCGCCGCGCTGCGGCTCCCACAGCACGGTATTGATCTGGCTGACCATCATGCCCAGGTTTTTGAGGCGCGGAATCTGCGCTGGCCGCGGCGCGCCGGAGCTGTGGTCGAAGGCGTGACGTTTGGCGCGAATCTGATCGAGGGTGAAACCGGCGCGTTTGCTGGCGGCGTCGATAGCGTCCATATAGTTGTCGATGTCCTTGTCGCCACCCGTGTGCATGGTGGCCACGCGCAGGCCGCTCTCGATGATGCGCTCGATGATCTCGCGGCCGCGCATGCCGGGGTCCAGATTGCAGCGGTTCGGCCCGCTACCATAGCTGAAATCCTTCTTGAAC from Acidobacteriota bacterium encodes:
- a CDS encoding DUF1552 domain-containing protein, which translates into the protein MMIFKKSIPRRAFLAGMGTALALPLLDGMIPALASAQNPAAQPVRRLAFVYVPNGMIMEKWTPEKEGTTFDLPPILEPLTPFRDQMRILSGLNQNAAAALPGEGEQAPHERAGATYLTAVHPRREGHVGVSVDQVAAQSLGQQTQLASLELSLDPSTISGQCEKGWSCAYVHTLSWRTPTTPNPTENQPRAVFERLFGDSQSTDPAERRARLERRRSILDSVTQAAGRLSAGLASADRAKLAEYMDSVRDVERRIVRAEEQSSRELPEFDRPVGAPARFDEYAKLMFDLQLLAFQCDFTRVSTFMMGPEQGGRTFREIGVADAHHPLSHHQNDPSKIAKVVKIDIYHSQMLAHFLERLRSTADGAGSLLDNMMIVYGSGISDGNSHSTKELPVALLGGGSGQLKGNHHLRYPKGTPMANLYVTLLNKLEVAIDKFGDSTGSLDLTSIA